From the Nitratiruptor tergarcus DSM 16512 genome, one window contains:
- a CDS encoding replication initiation protein, translated as MAIEKIKLPAIKKHNSLTDGYIPKSSKQVLPDKLLNALYYKYEREGNKFVMSLSELKQLLGLRSDGNVERIYEAIGILRHPVAVKDFTYKGKKAKWASVSFLKEAVRWVEKENFIEFEISDMMIEVLKQKVGYTELDLDICSKFKTKYGLKIYEMYKRYHRIKNDDKNLAIIKKDLDELNKKFGSEYKTPSGLLRGIRRGLKEIKKITGEDISCFYDKKKKFFVFFWKIPTRYPKLRIPYKRIDELIEWYLEHQKEAIDIKNIQKYRESLKKSILEDEFDGLDILYRGMMMYKYNILNIEKYYDEITGKYKDFNNYQPKTSLFD; from the coding sequence ATGGCTATCGAAAAGATAAAGTTACCTGCTATCAAAAAACATAACAGTCTCACCGATGGCTATATCCCAAAATCTTCAAAACAGGTTCTTCCGGATAAACTTCTCAATGCTCTGTATTACAAATATGAGCGAGAAGGGAATAAATTTGTTATGTCTTTATCTGAACTAAAACAGCTTTTGGGTTTGCGCTCTGATGGCAATGTTGAGAGAATATATGAAGCAATAGGAATTCTACGTCATCCTGTAGCTGTCAAAGATTTTACCTATAAAGGCAAAAAAGCAAAATGGGCATCAGTAAGTTTTTTAAAAGAGGCGGTACGCTGGGTAGAAAAAGAGAATTTTATAGAATTTGAAATATCTGATATGATGATTGAGGTTTTGAAGCAAAAAGTTGGATATACTGAACTTGATCTTGATATATGTAGCAAGTTCAAAACAAAATATGGACTAAAAATATACGAGATGTATAAACGTTACCATCGTATCAAAAATGATGATAAAAATCTAGCAATCATTAAAAAAGATCTTGATGAGCTTAATAAAAAATTTGGTTCAGAATACAAAACACCATCTGGATTGCTAAGAGGGATTCGAAGAGGACTTAAAGAGATAAAGAAGATTACTGGAGAAGATATTAGTTGTTTTTACGATAAGAAGAAAAAGTTTTTCGTATTTTTTTGGAAAATACCGACTCGATATCCAAAACTTCGTATTCCTTATAAAAGAATTGATGAGCTTATAGAGTGGTATTTAGAGCATCAGAAAGAGGCAATTGATATCAAAAATATACAAAAATATAGAGAAAGTTTAAAAAAATCTATATTAGAAGATGAATTTGATGGACTTGATATTCTTTATAGAGGGATGATGATGTACAAATATAACATCTTGAATATAGAAAAATACTATGATGAGATTACAGGTAAGTATAAGGATTTTAATAATTATCAACCAAAAACATCTCTTTTTGATTAA
- a CDS encoding peptidyl-prolyl cis-trans isomerase: protein MKFFVSFLLLFLTSSLFAIEVDIKPDTPPIRVSKGDIFTLKNYLFKKFRFRIKEKGARKVVLENRILANEYLKQGLLTPREKNRIKIELEIKLADNFVTHLQKSIKISPEILKSYYYDHIKEYKKSDKVQIERIRFKSYQDALEFYKKVNQYPKDKDILLTQFKGKVIYQGTVEKERLKTNIASFLQKGKEHYAIPPIVVRSDIIDVYYIEKYIPSQGYKPFEEVKEEIENKLHKQLFAKKRKEILEKYLPKEQ, encoded by the coding sequence ATGAAATTTTTTGTGAGCTTCTTACTTTTATTTTTGACATCATCTCTCTTTGCTATAGAAGTTGATATAAAGCCAGATACTCCTCCTATTCGTGTATCAAAAGGGGATATATTTACTTTAAAAAATTATCTTTTCAAAAAATTTCGTTTTCGTATTAAAGAAAAAGGGGCGAGAAAAGTTGTTTTAGAAAATAGAATTTTGGCAAATGAGTATCTCAAGCAAGGACTTTTGACTCCAAGAGAGAAGAATCGTATCAAAATAGAGTTAGAAATTAAACTTGCAGATAACTTTGTGACTCATTTACAAAAGAGTATCAAAATTTCTCCAGAAATACTTAAATCTTACTACTATGATCATATTAAAGAGTATAAAAAAAGTGATAAAGTACAAATAGAAAGAATAAGATTTAAAAGCTATCAAGATGCTTTGGAGTTTTATAAAAAAGTCAATCAATATCCAAAAGATAAAGATATACTACTTACACAATTCAAAGGAAAAGTTATCTATCAGGGGACTGTAGAAAAAGAGAGACTTAAAACAAATATTGCAAGTTTTTTACAAAAAGGTAAAGAGCATTACGCTATTCCCCCTATCGTTGTTCGATCTGATATTATAGATGTCTACTACATAGAAAAATATATACCATCTCAAGGATATAAGCCTTTTGAAGAGGTCAAAGAAGAAATTGAAAATAAACTACATAAACAGCTATTTGCTAAAAAAAGAAAAGAGATTTTAGAGAAATATTTACCGAAGGAGCAGTAA
- a CDS encoding type II secretion system protein — MKRAFTLIELMVAIALTVIVVFFLYKALETQKKSNAILTKKSIVINKEGYLFKLLYTDIYESNEAHIEKIFNKNYNIVYLATKNSLHHIPFAYVAYYVHPKEKTLVRLESAYPFKLPVNLEKIQYIFADILVKDIKKFRIFPSLQGKKREYLPGEAIAKEKKKGEKYLLFLSYNQKNRVFEIFK, encoded by the coding sequence GTGAAAAGAGCGTTTACTCTCATAGAACTTATGGTAGCTATTGCTTTAACAGTTATTGTCGTATTTTTTCTCTATAAAGCATTGGAGACGCAAAAAAAGTCAAATGCTATTTTAACAAAAAAATCGATAGTGATAAATAAAGAAGGTTACCTTTTTAAACTCCTCTATACTGATATCTACGAATCAAATGAAGCCCACATAGAAAAAATATTTAATAAAAATTACAATATTGTCTATCTCGCTACAAAAAATTCTTTACATCATATCCCTTTTGCTTATGTAGCTTATTATGTTCATCCAAAAGAAAAAACACTTGTACGTTTAGAATCTGCTTATCCTTTTAAACTTCCTGTAAATCTTGAAAAAATACAATATATCTTTGCAGACATATTGGTGAAAGATATAAAAAAATTTCGCATTTTTCCTTCCTTACAAGGAAAAAAGAGAGAGTATCTCCCAGGAGAAGCAATTGCAAAAGAGAAAAAAAAGGGGGAAAAATATCTCCTTTTTCTCTCTTATAATCAAAAAAATCGTGTTTTTGAAATTTTTAAATAA
- a CDS encoding type II secretion system protein, protein MKKAFTIIEVMIAVMILALVGTALLKNAGAGLDFMQKISKKEQVIDSISVVVAHRNPDFNHLKKSLYDFVEQEFLIDDIELLKILKGKKFLYQESEAKISLPTLEGFSQQFVEEEEKNQANLLNFTFTKISIQGNGGDHLFVVDAM, encoded by the coding sequence ATGAAAAAAGCATTTACTATCATTGAAGTAATGATTGCTGTGATGATTTTAGCTCTTGTTGGAACTGCTCTTTTAAAAAATGCAGGAGCAGGATTAGATTTCATGCAAAAAATATCAAAAAAAGAGCAAGTGATTGATAGTATAAGTGTGGTAGTTGCTCACAGAAATCCAGATTTCAATCACCTCAAAAAATCTCTTTATGATTTTGTTGAGCAAGAATTTTTGATAGATGATATTGAACTACTCAAAATTTTAAAAGGAAAAAAATTTCTTTATCAAGAAAGCGAAGCAAAAATCTCTCTTCCAACTTTAGAAGGTTTTTCTCAACAATTTGTGGAAGAAGAGGAGAAAAATCAAGCAAATCTTTTGAATTTTACTTTTACGAAAATCTCTATCCAAGGTAATGGTGGAGATCATCTTTTTGTAGTGGATGCGATGTGA
- a CDS encoding secretin N-terminal domain-containing protein, with the protein MKYIKIILVAMLLFSSLAAKEKKTVFVTAKETVNIKFNNLKIEDFIKMVSKIIHKNILLTTPVPGNINFVSSAPVYKDELFNILIDVLDARGFTLVEDGNYLKVVRSSRAVKEGLDFVAKTPGVMRTTIIRIKNANVDIVAAKIRQFLSIGGKIITLRESNSMVIADYPKNVEIIKKIARFIDQDPSSKMKIKFIELKNAKAGRIINQVSKMAKATINQKIPTNKIELLSDDATNSIILIASTENIAKLTPYIQKLDAKNTAAEQQIAVIPLNNAEAKDLVTTLDKLLAKKKYPKETEKPTISVDEEMNSLIVSAKGEDIEMIKKMVKMLDRERPQVYIEAKIVEISESRAKQVGIKYGLEGGKVTSNALYTAAMNLGGSSIVSGAINSILKMPDEITEGVALGAFIDFLSSEGAAEILSEPSLLCVNNKDSSIYVGKVVSVLTSSVQGNSTTDLARNTYQRQDIGLTLKIKPRISSGNKVTIKTTLIQEDVAGGQPGLPDTTKRQIETNAIVRNGESVILGGLIKAKYDDKETKIPLLGDIPVAGNLFRDRQKIRDKVNLVVILTPFIVKSSEDMQKLKKRLSRLNALEEQYYKILVQKLKVKGAQKGVRSQATSQY; encoded by the coding sequence ATGAAATATATTAAGATTATACTGGTTGCCATGCTTCTTTTCTCTTCGTTGGCAGCAAAAGAGAAAAAGACTGTTTTTGTTACTGCAAAAGAGACCGTAAATATAAAATTTAATAATCTCAAAATAGAAGACTTTATTAAAATGGTCTCTAAAATTATCCATAAAAACATTCTTCTTACTACACCAGTTCCAGGCAATATTAATTTTGTCTCTTCTGCTCCTGTCTATAAAGACGAACTTTTTAATATTCTCATCGATGTACTTGATGCAAGGGGTTTTACTCTTGTAGAGGATGGAAATTATCTGAAAGTCGTAAGAAGCTCTAGAGCTGTTAAAGAGGGGCTCGATTTTGTTGCAAAAACTCCTGGTGTTATGCGTACCACAATCATTCGCATAAAAAATGCCAACGTAGATATTGTAGCTGCAAAGATTCGTCAGTTCCTTTCTATTGGAGGAAAAATCATTACACTCAGAGAATCAAACTCTATGGTTATAGCTGACTATCCAAAAAATGTAGAAATTATTAAAAAGATTGCTAGATTTATAGATCAAGATCCATCTAGTAAGATGAAGATCAAATTTATTGAACTCAAAAATGCAAAGGCAGGTCGTATCATTAATCAAGTTTCGAAAATGGCCAAAGCTACTATCAATCAAAAAATTCCAACAAATAAAATAGAACTTCTTAGTGATGATGCAACAAATTCAATTATTCTCATCGCAAGTACCGAAAACATAGCCAAACTCACACCATATATCCAAAAATTGGATGCAAAAAATACTGCTGCAGAACAACAAATAGCCGTTATTCCTCTCAATAATGCAGAGGCAAAAGATCTCGTTACAACGCTTGATAAACTTCTTGCAAAGAAAAAGTATCCCAAAGAGACAGAAAAACCAACAATTAGTGTAGATGAAGAGATGAACTCTTTGATAGTTTCTGCTAAAGGCGAAGATATTGAAATGATAAAAAAGATGGTAAAAATGCTTGATCGAGAGCGTCCGCAGGTCTATATTGAAGCCAAAATCGTCGAAATTAGCGAATCTAGAGCAAAACAGGTAGGTATAAAATATGGTCTTGAAGGAGGAAAAGTTACTTCCAATGCTCTCTATACTGCTGCAATGAATCTTGGAGGCAGCTCTATTGTTTCTGGAGCCATCAACTCCATACTTAAAATGCCAGATGAAATAACAGAAGGGGTTGCTTTAGGTGCTTTTATCGACTTTTTAAGTAGCGAAGGAGCAGCAGAAATCCTATCTGAACCATCTTTGCTTTGTGTCAATAATAAGGATTCATCCATTTATGTAGGGAAAGTAGTCTCGGTTTTGACAAGTTCTGTACAAGGAAATTCTACTACAGACTTAGCAAGAAATACCTATCAAAGACAAGATATTGGTCTGACACTCAAAATAAAGCCGAGAATCTCTTCAGGTAATAAAGTAACAATCAAAACTACTCTCATCCAAGAAGATGTTGCTGGAGGACAACCAGGACTTCCAGATACAACAAAAAGACAAATTGAAACTAACGCTATTGTTCGTAATGGGGAGAGTGTCATCTTAGGTGGCCTGATTAAAGCAAAATATGATGATAAAGAGACAAAAATTCCTCTTTTAGGAGATATTCCTGTTGCTGGAAATCTCTTTAGAGATAGACAAAAGATTAGAGATAAGGTTAATCTTGTTGTTATTCTTACCCCATTTATTGTCAAAAGCAGTGAAGATATGCAAAAACTTAAAAAGAGACTTTCCCGTCTCAATGCTCTTGAAGAACAGTATTATAAAATCCTTGTACAAAAATTAAAAGTTAAAGGAGCACAAAAAGGTGTTCGATCTCAAGCCACTTCACAATATTAA
- a CDS encoding GspE/PulE family protein: MFDLKPLHNINLEPSFPEEVDLKLAIKNYVLFTTIDGKTHIALSKQHLARAFDYLAKFDFTYPIVFLDEDSFDRLYNKALEFRTDKELSNLSQETAAQEELEEDLSLAEFLRTSSDLLTSEESAPIIKFVNALFYQAIKKRASDIHIEVHEHKGVVRFRIDGVLIKHAEVDNKIINLIISRIKVISNLDISEKRIPQDGRTQVKIAGKTLDIRVSVLPTYYGERVVMRMLMESEDIPHLTELGFKEDLTKELDSLLKNSHGIILVTGPTGSGKSTTLHSFLQRIATPDKNIITIEDPVEYKADNINQIQVNVKAGLTFAAGLRSILRQDPDVIMVGEIRDKETAQIATQAALTGHLVFSTLHTNTATASITRLLDMGIEHYLIASSLLGVLAQRLVRKLCPHCKAEDTIAEEYAEEFSLPKEATIYKAVGCKECNYTGYQGRQAIGELFIMDDDFRTMLKGEVSDHEIREKAIQKGMKTLADQLKEMLLAGETSMDEAIRVGLKES; encoded by the coding sequence GTGTTCGATCTCAAGCCACTTCACAATATTAATCTCGAACCCTCTTTTCCAGAAGAGGTTGATCTTAAATTAGCTATTAAAAACTATGTACTTTTTACTACAATTGATGGAAAAACTCATATAGCTCTTTCCAAACAACATCTTGCAAGAGCTTTTGATTATCTTGCAAAATTTGACTTTACCTATCCTATTGTTTTTTTAGATGAAGACTCTTTTGATAGACTCTATAACAAAGCTCTTGAGTTTCGTACAGACAAAGAGCTTAGTAATCTTTCCCAAGAGACTGCTGCTCAAGAAGAGCTCGAAGAGGATCTCTCATTAGCTGAGTTTTTACGCACATCAAGCGACTTGCTTACAAGTGAAGAGTCTGCACCTATTATCAAATTTGTCAACGCTCTTTTTTATCAGGCAATCAAAAAGCGTGCAAGCGATATCCATATCGAAGTGCACGAACACAAAGGCGTAGTACGCTTCCGTATAGATGGGGTTCTTATTAAACATGCCGAAGTAGACAATAAAATCATTAATCTCATAATCAGCCGTATCAAAGTCATATCCAATCTCGATATTAGTGAAAAGCGCATACCGCAAGATGGACGTACACAGGTAAAAATTGCCGGTAAAACGCTTGATATCCGTGTATCAGTTCTTCCAACATACTATGGTGAGCGTGTTGTTATGCGGATGCTTATGGAGAGTGAAGATATTCCACATTTGACAGAATTAGGATTTAAAGAAGATCTCACAAAAGAGCTCGATTCACTCCTTAAAAACTCCCATGGCATTATCCTTGTTACAGGTCCTACAGGAAGCGGTAAATCTACCACTCTCCACTCATTTTTGCAGCGCATCGCCACGCCAGATAAAAATATCATCACTATAGAAGATCCGGTAGAATACAAAGCAGACAATATCAACCAAATCCAGGTCAATGTCAAAGCTGGCCTCACTTTTGCTGCAGGTCTTCGCTCAATTCTTCGCCAAGATCCAGATGTCATCATGGTAGGGGAGATCAGGGATAAAGAGACAGCACAAATAGCTACACAAGCTGCACTTACAGGACACTTAGTTTTTTCTACACTCCATACCAATACTGCTACAGCATCTATCACAAGACTTCTTGATATGGGTATAGAACACTATCTCATAGCCTCTTCGTTGCTGGGAGTTTTAGCCCAAAGACTTGTAAGAAAACTTTGCCCTCACTGCAAGGCTGAAGACACTATCGCAGAGGAGTATGCAGAGGAGTTTAGCCTTCCAAAAGAAGCCACCATCTATAAAGCAGTAGGATGCAAAGAGTGTAACTACACTGGCTACCAAGGACGCCAAGCTATCGGAGAACTTTTCATCATGGATGATGATTTTCGCACTATGCTTAAAGGCGAAGTGAGCGATCATGAAATTAGAGAAAAGGCGATCCAAAAAGGAATGAAGACTCTCGCTGATCAGCTCAAAGAGATGCTTTTAGCTGGAGAGACATCTATGGATGAAGCCATCCGGGTAGGATTGAAAGAGAGCTAA
- a CDS encoding PDZ domain-containing protein translates to MNIAINQSLFKWIFGIALVALFAKIVSLALLFILPHFGINQEPKYSINLYRNYHVAKAFGVTLKKKKKKVIKKPVYKLTNVKLKALYSENGKGIIVIEEKGKIIFLSTGESFKGYKLIRIYPDKVVFEKNGKHYELKPEEKGLQGKYSTTLEEQMLYNPEEVKFAVLKRDIDRYKKHFNEIWKNISIKEQLDPKTKRLKGFKVVDIKKNSIFAKIGLQKGDIIIGANNKTFTSYSDVLRLYNNIDKYNAIKITILRNNQKKDLEYEIY, encoded by the coding sequence ATGAATATAGCTATTAATCAATCTCTTTTTAAATGGATTTTTGGTATCGCTCTTGTTGCACTCTTTGCAAAAATAGTATCACTTGCACTCCTTTTTATACTTCCCCATTTCGGCATCAATCAAGAACCAAAATATTCTATAAATCTCTATAGAAACTACCATGTTGCCAAAGCTTTTGGTGTAACTTTAAAAAAGAAAAAGAAAAAAGTTATTAAAAAACCTGTATACAAACTCACAAATGTAAAACTCAAGGCCCTCTACTCTGAAAATGGCAAAGGGATTATCGTAATAGAAGAGAAAGGAAAAATAATCTTTCTTTCTACTGGAGAGAGCTTTAAAGGATATAAACTTATCAGAATTTATCCGGATAAAGTGGTATTCGAAAAAAATGGAAAACATTATGAACTCAAACCAGAAGAGAAAGGTTTGCAAGGAAAATATAGCACTACTTTAGAAGAACAGATGCTTTATAATCCTGAAGAAGTAAAATTTGCCGTATTAAAAAGAGATATAGATCGCTACAAAAAACATTTCAATGAAATTTGGAAAAACATCTCCATCAAAGAGCAACTCGATCCTAAAACTAAAAGACTAAAAGGCTTCAAAGTAGTAGATATCAAGAAAAACTCCATTTTTGCAAAAATAGGATTGCAAAAAGGAGATATAATCATTGGAGCAAACAATAAAACTTTTACTTCCTACTCTGATGTTTTGAGACTCTATAACAATATCGATAAATACAATGCTATCAAGATAACTATCTTGAGAAATAACCAGAAAAAGGATTTAGAATATGAAATATATTAA